The following coding sequences are from one Streptomyces sp. V3I7 window:
- the map gene encoding type I methionyl aminopeptidase, with protein MSGQSLLVPGELSPTRSVPGNIRRPEYVGKPAPTPYTGPEVQTPETVEAMRVAGRIAARAMEEAARIIAPGVTTDELDRVAHEYMCDHGAYPSTLGYRGFPKSLCTSVNEVICHGIPDSTVLRDGDIVNLDVTAYIGGVHGDNNATYLVGDVDEESKLLVERTRESLNRAIKAVRPGRQINVIGRVIESYAKRFGYGVVRDFTGHGISTSFHSGLIIPHYDSPHATTVMQPGMTFTIEPMLTLGTHEYDMWDDGWTVVTKDRRRTAQFEHTLVVTDTGADILTLP; from the coding sequence ATGTCTGGCCAGTCGCTGCTCGTACCAGGGGAGCTCTCTCCCACCCGTTCGGTACCCGGAAACATCCGCCGCCCCGAGTACGTCGGCAAGCCCGCGCCGACGCCCTACACCGGACCGGAGGTGCAGACCCCCGAGACCGTCGAGGCGATGCGCGTCGCCGGGCGGATCGCCGCGCGGGCCATGGAAGAGGCCGCGAGGATCATCGCGCCCGGCGTGACCACCGACGAACTGGACCGGGTCGCCCATGAGTACATGTGCGACCACGGCGCCTACCCGTCCACGCTCGGCTACCGCGGTTTCCCCAAGTCGCTGTGCACCAGCGTCAACGAGGTCATCTGCCACGGCATCCCGGACTCGACGGTGCTGCGGGACGGCGACATCGTCAACCTGGACGTCACCGCGTACATCGGCGGGGTGCACGGCGACAACAACGCCACGTATCTCGTGGGGGACGTCGACGAGGAGTCGAAGCTGCTCGTCGAGCGGACCCGGGAGTCCCTCAACCGCGCGATCAAGGCGGTCAGGCCGGGCCGCCAGATCAACGTCATCGGCCGCGTCATCGAGTCCTACGCCAAGCGCTTCGGGTACGGCGTGGTCCGGGACTTCACCGGGCACGGGATCAGCACGTCCTTCCACTCCGGACTGATCATCCCGCACTACGACAGCCCGCACGCGACGACGGTCATGCAGCCCGGGATGACCTTCACGATCGAGCCGATGCTGACGCTGGGCACACACGAGTACGACATGTGGGACGACGGCTGGACCGTCGTCACCAAGGACCGCAGGCGCACGGCCCAGTTCGAGCACACGCTGGTCGTGACGGACACCGGGGCGGACATCCTCACCCTGCCGTGA
- a CDS encoding ABC transporter permease: MSANVPAVDVRIPLRGHLRHTGALIRRNLLWIRQDPESMFDALLMPIVFTLLFVYVFGGSIGQALGGGQDQYVQYVIPGMIAMMSMTLSQGVGTGFSQDFNSGVMDRFRSLPIGRGSVLFAKISVELARMLFATTVLMIVSVLVGFDISNWAGLFAAVGLSAVFASSVMWVFLTLGVVLKNAQSVQAMGFLVLFPLQFGSSIFAPTKSMPGWLQAFTDYNPLSTLADAARGLMLNGSASPHDLWVTLGWSVAITVVMAPVAIHKFRTKS; this comes from the coding sequence ATGAGCGCCAACGTCCCTGCCGTCGACGTCCGTATCCCACTGCGCGGCCACCTGCGCCACACTGGGGCCCTGATCCGCCGCAACCTGCTGTGGATCCGCCAGGACCCGGAGTCGATGTTCGACGCGCTGCTGATGCCGATCGTCTTCACCCTGCTGTTCGTCTACGTCTTCGGCGGCTCGATCGGGCAGGCGCTGGGCGGCGGTCAGGACCAGTACGTGCAGTACGTCATCCCCGGCATGATCGCGATGATGAGCATGACGCTGTCCCAGGGCGTCGGCACCGGCTTCAGCCAGGACTTCAACTCCGGTGTGATGGACCGGTTCCGGTCCCTGCCGATCGGCCGCGGCTCGGTGCTCTTCGCGAAGATCTCGGTGGAGCTGGCGCGGATGCTGTTCGCGACGACCGTGCTGATGATCGTCTCGGTGCTGGTCGGTTTCGACATCAGCAACTGGGCGGGCCTGTTCGCGGCCGTGGGTCTGTCCGCGGTGTTCGCCTCGTCGGTCATGTGGGTGTTCCTCACCCTGGGCGTGGTCCTGAAGAACGCGCAGTCCGTGCAGGCGATGGGCTTCCTGGTGCTGTTCCCGCTCCAGTTCGGCTCGTCGATCTTCGCGCCGACGAAGTCGATGCCCGGCTGGCTGCAGGCCTTCACCGACTACAACCCGCTGTCCACGCTGGCGGACGCGGCGCGCGGGCTGATGCTGAACGGCTCGGCCAGCCCCCACGACCTGTGGGTGACCCTGGGCTGGTCCGTGGCGATCACCGTGGTGATGGCGCCGGTCGCGATCCACAAGTTCCGTACCAAGAGCTGA
- a CDS encoding YihY/virulence factor BrkB family protein has product MPTDSAQSAAPRPVVNSRRRAAWWPALRRTPVSLWHDDISDYAAALTYYAVLAVLPAMLVAVLAFGLISPDTAKEFVSHVTAYAPAESAADLHAVLTRMLDTDGSAWPLLVAGTVSALWSACSYLAVFRRALHFMHRVEDRRSPWRKAHRLVLTALALLVLLLAGSLALLLTGPLAEDAGRLLGLGATAAWGWSVLRWPLLLCLVALLVAVVFRTGPVPARRSGHSVTGGVVAAVLWLAVSTGFEVYASTLSTYSRLYGSLAGVVVFLVWLWLSNLALLAGAQFTAELAKDGAKDGTPSAAATAT; this is encoded by the coding sequence ATGCCCACTGATTCCGCCCAGTCCGCCGCCCCCCGTCCCGTCGTCAACTCCCGGCGCCGCGCCGCCTGGTGGCCCGCGTTGCGGCGTACGCCCGTGTCGTTGTGGCACGACGACATCTCCGACTACGCGGCCGCCCTGACGTACTACGCGGTCCTCGCGGTGCTGCCCGCGATGCTGGTCGCGGTCCTCGCGTTCGGTCTGATCAGTCCGGACACGGCGAAGGAGTTCGTCAGCCACGTCACCGCGTACGCGCCCGCCGAGTCCGCCGCGGACCTGCACGCCGTCCTGACGCGGATGCTGGACACGGACGGGAGCGCGTGGCCGCTGCTGGTCGCCGGTACCGTCAGCGCGCTGTGGTCCGCCTGCAGTTACCTCGCCGTCTTCCGCCGGGCCCTGCACTTCATGCACCGGGTCGAGGACCGGCGCTCGCCGTGGCGGAAGGCGCATCGGCTCGTCCTCACCGCGCTCGCGCTGCTCGTGCTGCTCCTGGCCGGTTCGCTCGCCCTGCTGCTCACCGGGCCGCTGGCCGAGGACGCGGGCCGGCTGCTCGGGCTGGGCGCCACGGCGGCCTGGGGCTGGAGCGTGCTGCGCTGGCCGTTGCTGCTGTGCCTGGTGGCGCTGCTGGTCGCGGTCGTCTTCCGCACCGGTCCGGTCCCGGCGCGCCGGAGCGGACACAGCGTGACCGGCGGTGTCGTGGCCGCCGTCCTGTGGCTGGCCGTCTCCACCGGCTTCGAGGTGTACGCCTCCACCCTGAGCACGTACAGCAGGCTCTACGGCTCCCTCGCCGGCGTCGTCGTCTTCCTCGTCTGGCTGTGGCTGTCCAACCTCGCGTTGCTCGCCGGCGCGCAGTTCACCGCGGAGTTGGCGAAGGACGGCGCGAAGGACGGCACCCCCAGCGCCGCCGCCACCGCGACTTGA
- the npdG gene encoding NADPH-dependent F420 reductase, whose translation MTSTDSAQQPAKAPAKDPWDLPDVSGLVVGVLGGTGPQGKGLAYRLARAGQKVIIGSRAAERAQAAAEEIGHGVEGYDNAETARRSDIVIVAVPWEGHGKTLQSLREELAGKLVVDCVNPLGFDKQGAYALTPEEGSAAQQAAALLPDSRVTAAFHHLSAVLLEDPEVDRIDTDVMVLGDKRADTDIVQALAGRIPGMRGVYAGRLRGAHQVEALVANLISVNRRYKAHAGLRVTDV comes from the coding sequence ATGACCTCTACCGACAGTGCACAGCAGCCCGCGAAGGCCCCCGCCAAGGACCCCTGGGACCTGCCCGACGTCTCCGGGCTGGTCGTCGGCGTGCTCGGCGGCACCGGACCGCAGGGCAAGGGCCTCGCATACCGGCTCGCCCGGGCCGGCCAGAAGGTGATCATCGGCTCCCGCGCGGCCGAGCGCGCACAGGCCGCCGCCGAGGAGATCGGACACGGCGTCGAGGGCTACGACAACGCCGAGACCGCCCGCCGCAGCGACATCGTGATCGTCGCCGTGCCCTGGGAGGGCCACGGCAAGACGCTTCAGTCACTGCGCGAGGAGCTGGCCGGCAAGCTCGTCGTGGACTGCGTCAACCCGCTCGGCTTCGACAAGCAGGGCGCCTACGCCCTGACGCCGGAGGAGGGCAGCGCCGCCCAGCAGGCCGCCGCCCTGCTGCCCGACTCCCGGGTCACCGCCGCCTTCCACCACCTGTCGGCCGTCCTGCTCGAGGACCCGGAGGTCGACCGGATCGACACCGACGTGATGGTCCTCGGCGACAAGCGGGCCGACACCGACATCGTGCAGGCGCTCGCCGGACGCATCCCCGGCATGCGCGGCGTCTACGCGGGCCGGCTGCGGGGCGCCCACCAGGTGGAGGCTCTCGTCGCCAACCTGATCTCCGTCAACCGCCGCTACAAGGCGCACGCCGGGCTCCGCGTCACCGACGTGTGA
- a CDS encoding PhzF family phenazine biosynthesis protein, which produces MTDYDVLRVFCAAGGGYGNELGVVRDGSRLPERADRQALAGKLGFSETVFVDDPERGVIDIYTPTLRLPFAGHPCVGTAWLLDVPELLTPAGAVGARLDGEFSWIEARPEWAPPRTLRQYAGAAEVDALPVPPPGEWIYAWAWEDEAAGRIRARAFPGRDDGIDEDEATGAAALLLTRQLGRALNIRQGAGSQILTAPQPEGWVEIGGRVILER; this is translated from the coding sequence GTGACTGATTACGACGTGCTGCGCGTCTTCTGCGCGGCGGGCGGCGGGTACGGCAACGAGCTCGGCGTCGTCCGCGACGGCTCCCGGCTTCCCGAGCGGGCTGACCGGCAGGCGCTCGCCGGGAAACTCGGCTTCAGCGAGACCGTGTTCGTCGACGACCCCGAGCGCGGTGTCATCGACATCTACACCCCGACCCTGCGCCTGCCCTTCGCCGGCCACCCCTGCGTCGGCACGGCCTGGCTGCTGGACGTGCCCGAACTCCTCACCCCCGCCGGGGCCGTCGGCGCGCGCCTGGACGGGGAGTTCAGCTGGATCGAGGCCCGCCCCGAGTGGGCGCCGCCGCGCACCCTGCGCCAGTACGCGGGCGCCGCCGAGGTCGACGCGCTGCCCGTGCCGCCGCCCGGTGAGTGGATCTACGCCTGGGCGTGGGAGGACGAGGCGGCCGGGCGTATCCGCGCCCGCGCCTTCCCGGGACGCGACGACGGCATCGACGAGGACGAGGCCACCGGCGCGGCGGCCCTGCTGCTCACCCGTCAGCTGGGCCGCGCGCTCAACATCCGCCAGGGCGCGGGCTCCCAGATCCTGACCGCGCCCCAGCCCGAGGGCTGGGTGGAGATCGGCGGCCGCGTGATCCTGGAGCGCTAG
- a CDS encoding site-2 protease family protein → MTTATTRPADRRISPVFVGILAVTAVTGWATWTGFAAQPGLAVFLFVTAAWVVSLCLHEYAHARTALHGGDISIGAKGYLTLNPLKYTHALLSIVLPVVFVIMGGIGLPGGAVFIERGRIRGRWRHSLISAAGPLTNVLFAIVCTAPFWLHAVDGVPLGFRYALAFLALLQVTAAILNFLPVPGLDGYGVIEPWLPYGVKRQVEPFAPFGLLLVFALLWVPSVNAVFFDVVDVVLRGLGIDLRDWYCGQELYRFWLGTNELCAVSP, encoded by the coding sequence ATGACCACCGCCACCACCCGCCCCGCCGACCGCCGGATCAGTCCCGTCTTCGTGGGGATCCTGGCCGTCACGGCGGTCACCGGATGGGCCACCTGGACCGGGTTCGCGGCGCAGCCGGGGCTCGCCGTGTTCCTCTTCGTGACGGCGGCCTGGGTCGTCTCGCTCTGTCTGCACGAGTACGCGCACGCGCGCACGGCGCTGCACGGCGGGGACATCTCCATCGGCGCGAAGGGCTATCTCACGCTGAACCCGCTGAAGTACACGCACGCCCTGCTGAGCATCGTGCTGCCGGTCGTGTTCGTGATCATGGGCGGGATCGGTCTGCCCGGCGGGGCCGTCTTCATCGAGCGCGGGCGGATCCGGGGCCGCTGGCGGCACAGTCTGATCTCGGCGGCGGGCCCGCTGACGAACGTGCTGTTCGCGATCGTGTGCACGGCCCCGTTCTGGCTGCACGCCGTGGACGGTGTGCCCCTCGGCTTCCGGTACGCGCTGGCGTTCCTGGCACTGCTCCAGGTCACGGCCGCGATCCTGAACTTCCTGCCGGTGCCGGGCCTGGACGGCTACGGGGTGATCGAGCCGTGGCTGCCGTACGGCGTCAAGCGCCAGGTGGAGCCGTTCGCGCCGTTCGGTCTGCTGCTCGTGTTCGCGCTGCTGTGGGTGCCCTCGGTCAACGCCGTGTTCTTCGACGTGGTCGACGTGGTCCTGCGCGGGCTGGGGATCGACCTCAGGGACTGGTACTGCGGCCAGGAGCTGTACCGCTTCTGGCTGGGCACGAACGAGCTGTGCGCGGTCAGCCCGTGA
- a CDS encoding BTAD domain-containing putative transcriptional regulator: protein MDPVRYRILGTTQALRPDGTAVPVGGARLRALLTVLALRAGRTVPVGLLVDEVWSAEPPADATGALQALVGRLRRALGADAVASADGGYRLAAAPDDIDLHRFERLVGEGLRALDDDDPAKAAVALDDALALWGGPALADLPDRTAEAARLQARRLDALRARHTAALALGHAAQALPGLTALCDGHPLDEPLQALRLRALRDTGRTAEALAAYEDVRRLLAERLGSDPGPELRALHGELLRGGHTAGGPAHGNGDGGGAPRAGYPAGAGTYGTYGNGGGRGAVDVAGVPSAGYGPPDADVRAPDPSVGTAHPSRPDGALHGNLPARLTSFVGREADIETIRGDLASARLVTLLGPGGAGKTRLSQEAAETVRDAGRHGVWLAELAPVDDPEAVPEAVLTAIGARETLLHGAGAEGMRAVADRYDDPVERLVEHCGRRRMLIILDNCEHVVDAAARLVERLLERCPGLTVLATSREPLGVPGELLRPVEPLPEPVALRLLADRGAAARPGFRIDADAETAAACAEICRRLDGLPLAIELAAARLRMLTPRQIADRLDDRFRLLTSGSRTVLPRQQTLRAVVDWSWDLLDEDERDVLRRLSVFAGGCDLAAAEAVCGPVALDALGSLVDKSLVVAAPSADGGMRYRLLETVAEYARERLDEAGQRGPAERAHLTYFRELARTTDPLLRGRGQRAAVERIQLEYENLRTALRHAVAERDEQEALCLALSLISYWQMRDLRIEARTWCREVMSLGPDPFAEPVRRAEPVWQRCTDVSPPLTGELLVEARRSVHLAHLACMDTELDAWQTPAAQAKLRAIAEVYEPGLPQVCRSPGLVWFFAVMLTGGADRLRTIVDACVRTCRDTEGYEWELAGALQMRANLLANRTTWAGDATQDADESLEIFRRLGDDWGTAEALSARGEARERKGEYARAAADYEAAMEHAERLGARAQKAILSARLGNVLLETGDVERGERLLREVIARGDGTHNESMPAARLFLAGRLALTDRVTEAREQLRLLREEFKIAHFVVFDAMILTQEAWVEALDGAPTDSLGKIREALRHTADPLSQTITPHLPSICLTVAAMALAGVDGGGRAADAARCLAAADALLPPGHVASGVEREVRERTMAAIRASLDGPAYEAAYAEGGDLSLAKATALV, encoded by the coding sequence ATGGACCCCGTGCGCTATCGCATCCTCGGCACCACCCAGGCGCTCCGCCCCGACGGCACGGCCGTTCCCGTGGGCGGAGCTCGGCTGCGTGCCCTGCTGACCGTGCTCGCCCTGCGGGCCGGGCGGACCGTCCCGGTGGGGCTGCTCGTCGACGAGGTCTGGAGCGCCGAGCCGCCCGCCGACGCCACCGGGGCGCTCCAGGCGCTGGTCGGCCGGCTCCGGCGGGCGCTCGGCGCCGACGCCGTGGCCTCGGCGGACGGTGGCTACCGGCTCGCCGCCGCCCCCGACGACATCGACCTGCACCGGTTCGAGCGGCTCGTCGGGGAGGGGCTGCGCGCGCTGGACGACGACGATCCGGCCAAGGCCGCCGTCGCCCTCGACGACGCCCTCGCCCTGTGGGGCGGACCCGCCCTCGCCGACCTGCCCGACCGCACCGCCGAGGCGGCCCGGCTCCAGGCCCGCCGCCTCGACGCCCTGCGCGCCCGGCACACCGCCGCCCTCGCCCTCGGCCACGCCGCACAGGCGCTGCCCGGGCTCACCGCCCTGTGTGACGGCCACCCACTGGACGAACCCCTCCAGGCGCTGCGCCTGCGCGCCCTGCGCGACACCGGCCGCACCGCCGAGGCGCTCGCCGCCTACGAGGACGTACGACGGCTGCTCGCGGAGCGGCTCGGCTCGGACCCGGGTCCGGAACTGCGCGCTCTGCACGGGGAGTTGCTGCGGGGCGGACATACGGCCGGAGGCCCTGCCCACGGGAACGGCGACGGGGGCGGCGCGCCGCGTGCCGGGTACCCGGCCGGGGCCGGCACGTACGGGACGTACGGCAATGGCGGCGGCCGGGGCGCTGTTGATGTCGCGGGCGTGCCTTCGGCCGGATACGGTCCGCCGGATGCCGATGTGCGGGCGCCGGATCCTTCCGTGGGCACGGCCCACCCGAGCCGTCCTGACGGAGCCCTCCACGGCAACCTCCCCGCGCGCCTCACCTCCTTCGTGGGCCGCGAGGCGGACATCGAGACCATCCGGGGCGACCTCGCGTCGGCCCGGCTCGTCACGCTGCTCGGGCCCGGCGGGGCCGGCAAGACCCGGCTGTCGCAGGAGGCCGCCGAGACCGTGCGGGACGCCGGCCGGCACGGGGTGTGGCTGGCCGAGCTGGCGCCGGTCGACGACCCCGAGGCCGTACCGGAGGCCGTGCTCACCGCGATCGGCGCCCGCGAGACGCTGCTGCACGGCGCCGGCGCCGAGGGCATGCGGGCGGTCGCCGATCGGTACGACGATCCCGTCGAGCGGCTCGTCGAGCACTGCGGCCGGCGCCGCATGCTGATCATCCTCGACAACTGCGAGCACGTCGTGGACGCCGCGGCCCGTCTGGTGGAGCGGCTCCTGGAGCGCTGCCCCGGGCTGACCGTACTGGCCACCAGCCGTGAACCCCTCGGCGTACCGGGGGAGTTGCTGCGGCCCGTGGAGCCGCTGCCCGAGCCGGTCGCGCTGCGGCTGCTCGCCGACCGCGGCGCCGCCGCCCGGCCCGGCTTCCGCATCGACGCCGACGCGGAGACCGCGGCCGCCTGCGCCGAGATATGCCGACGGCTCGACGGACTGCCCCTCGCCATCGAACTGGCCGCCGCCCGGCTGCGGATGCTCACCCCGCGGCAGATCGCCGACCGGCTGGACGACCGCTTCCGGCTGCTCACCTCGGGCAGCCGCACCGTGCTGCCGCGCCAGCAGACCCTGCGGGCCGTCGTCGACTGGTCCTGGGACCTGCTGGACGAGGACGAACGGGACGTCCTGCGCCGCCTGTCGGTGTTCGCCGGCGGCTGCGACCTCGCCGCCGCCGAGGCCGTCTGCGGCCCCGTCGCCCTCGACGCGCTCGGCTCCCTCGTCGACAAGTCCCTCGTCGTCGCGGCCCCCTCGGCCGACGGCGGCATGCGCTACCGGCTCCTGGAGACCGTCGCCGAGTACGCGCGCGAACGGCTCGACGAGGCCGGGCAGCGGGGGCCCGCCGAGCGCGCCCACCTGACGTACTTCCGTGAACTCGCCCGTACCACCGACCCGTTGCTGCGCGGCCGGGGACAGCGTGCCGCCGTCGAGCGGATCCAGCTGGAGTACGAGAACCTGCGCACCGCCCTGCGGCACGCCGTCGCCGAACGGGACGAGCAGGAGGCGCTCTGCCTGGCCCTCTCCCTGATCTCGTACTGGCAGATGCGTGACCTGCGCATCGAGGCCCGCACCTGGTGCCGTGAGGTCATGTCCCTCGGGCCCGATCCCTTCGCCGAGCCGGTCCGCCGCGCCGAACCCGTGTGGCAGCGCTGCACCGACGTCTCGCCCCCGCTCACCGGCGAACTCCTCGTCGAGGCCCGGCGCAGTGTCCACCTCGCCCATCTCGCGTGCATGGACACCGAGTTGGACGCGTGGCAGACTCCGGCGGCCCAGGCCAAGCTGCGGGCCATCGCCGAGGTCTACGAGCCCGGGCTCCCGCAGGTCTGCCGCAGTCCGGGCCTGGTCTGGTTCTTCGCCGTGATGCTGACCGGCGGCGCGGACCGGCTGCGGACCATCGTCGACGCCTGCGTCCGCACCTGCCGGGACACCGAGGGCTACGAATGGGAGCTGGCCGGCGCCCTGCAGATGCGCGCCAACCTCCTTGCCAACCGCACCACTTGGGCGGGCGACGCGACCCAGGACGCGGACGAGTCGCTGGAGATCTTCCGCCGCCTGGGCGACGACTGGGGCACCGCCGAGGCGCTCTCCGCACGCGGTGAGGCGCGCGAGCGCAAGGGCGAGTACGCCCGGGCCGCCGCCGACTACGAGGCCGCCATGGAGCACGCCGAACGTCTCGGTGCCCGCGCCCAGAAGGCGATTCTCAGCGCCCGCCTCGGCAATGTGCTCCTGGAGACGGGCGACGTCGAACGCGGTGAGCGCCTGCTGCGCGAGGTCATCGCCCGGGGTGACGGCACGCACAACGAGTCGATGCCCGCCGCCCGTCTCTTCCTCGCCGGCCGGCTCGCCCTGACCGACCGCGTCACGGAGGCCCGCGAACAACTCCGGCTCCTGCGCGAGGAGTTCAAGATCGCGCACTTCGTCGTCTTCGACGCCATGATCCTCACCCAGGAGGCCTGGGTGGAGGCCCTCGACGGCGCGCCCACCGACTCCCTGGGCAAGATCCGCGAGGCGCTGCGGCACACCGCCGACCCGCTGTCCCAGACCATCACCCCGCATCTGCCGTCCATCTGCCTGACCGTCGCCGCGATGGCCCTCGCCGGCGTCGACGGCGGCGGCCGCGCCGCGGACGCCGCCCGGTGTCTGGCCGCCGCGGACGCCCTGCTGCCGCCCGGCCATGTCGCGTCCGGAGTGGAGCGCGAGGTGCGCGAGCGCACCATGGCCGCGATCCGGGCCTCGCTCGACGGCCCGGCGTACGAGGCCGCGTACGCCGAGGGCGGTGACCTCTCCCTCGCAAAGGCCACCGCCCTGGTCTGA
- the efeO gene encoding iron uptake system protein EfeO: protein MRAVRLSVIAAATVVGLTAVTACTAKSDAKSDSDAIRVTAADSTCDTSAKSVPAGQVTLDIENKGSKATEVEILFPDDRIVSEKENIGPGTKYTLTAEMKAGSYEIACVPGMKGHGVRQKLTVDGGGSAAKRDPKLDKAVAEYRAYAQEQADATLPLVEKFAKAVKDGDVKAAQKAYAPSRLGWERTEPVAESFGDIDPKVDARADGLEDGQKWTGWHRLEKALWKDKKIGAEEKALAGQLVTDLKEWQERVGEAEITPTSMANGAKELLDEVATGKVTGEEDRYSHTDLADFKGNVEGAEKAYELLKPVASKNDPALAKELDRQFAALNTLLDKYRSGKDSYDFVSYDKVTEKQRKELSDAVNALAEPLSKLAASVVK from the coding sequence ATGCGAGCCGTCCGACTTTCCGTCATCGCCGCCGCCACCGTGGTCGGTCTGACCGCCGTCACGGCCTGCACGGCGAAAAGCGACGCCAAGAGCGACAGCGACGCGATCCGGGTGACCGCCGCCGACTCCACGTGCGACACCTCGGCCAAGTCGGTCCCGGCCGGCCAGGTCACACTGGACATCGAGAACAAGGGCTCGAAGGCCACCGAGGTCGAGATCCTCTTCCCGGACGACCGGATCGTCTCCGAGAAGGAGAACATCGGCCCCGGCACCAAGTACACGCTGACCGCCGAGATGAAGGCCGGTTCGTACGAGATCGCCTGCGTCCCGGGCATGAAGGGCCACGGCGTACGGCAGAAGCTCACCGTCGACGGCGGCGGGTCCGCCGCCAAGCGGGACCCGAAGCTGGACAAGGCCGTCGCCGAGTACCGCGCCTACGCCCAGGAGCAGGCCGACGCCACGCTGCCGCTCGTCGAGAAGTTCGCGAAGGCCGTCAAGGACGGTGACGTCAAGGCGGCTCAGAAGGCCTACGCGCCCTCGCGCCTCGGCTGGGAGCGCACCGAGCCGGTCGCCGAGTCCTTCGGCGACATCGACCCGAAGGTCGACGCCCGCGCGGACGGCCTGGAGGACGGTCAGAAGTGGACGGGCTGGCACCGGCTGGAGAAGGCGCTCTGGAAGGACAAGAAGATCGGCGCCGAGGAGAAGGCCCTGGCCGGCCAGTTGGTGACCGACCTGAAGGAGTGGCAGGAGCGGGTCGGCGAGGCCGAGATCACCCCGACCTCCATGGCCAACGGCGCCAAGGAGCTGCTCGACGAGGTCGCCACCGGCAAGGTCACCGGCGAGGAGGACCGCTACTCGCACACCGACCTGGCCGACTTCAAGGGCAACGTCGAGGGCGCCGAGAAGGCGTACGAGCTGCTCAAGCCGGTCGCGTCGAAGAACGACCCGGCGCTGGCCAAGGAGCTCGACCGGCAGTTCGCGGCCCTGAACACCCTGCTCGACAAGTACCGCTCGGGCAAGGACTCGTACGACTTCGTCTCCTACGACAAGGTCACGGAAAAGCAGCGCAAGGAGCTGTCGGACGCGGTGAACGCGCTCGCCGAGCCGCTGTCCAAGCTCGCCGCCTCCGTCGTCAAGTAA
- a CDS encoding MFS transporter, which translates to MRGLLPDLSPWRASADFRRLWLSGLISNFGSFLTLVALPVQLKDLTGSAAAVGAIGAVELLPLIVFGLYGGALADALDKRGLIVSSEAGQGLLSAALLLNALLPHPAVWPLYVVAALSSALFAIQRPALDSLWPRIVAHADLPAAAALNSLRWTVSGVAGPAVAGVVVAYAGLAWAYAADALTFVVSLALVLGIAASPASHEAVKPSLKAIGEGARYAWSRKELLGTYTVDLAAMFLAMPLAVLPFLADELHAKWALGLMYAAIPAGSLLVSLTSGWTSRIHRHGRMVVLSATLWGLAVAAAGVVGNVWLVLLFLTVAGGCDMVSGIFRSAMWNQTIPDELRGRLAGIELLSYSVGPQLGQVRAGGMAAWLGVRTSVGAGGLLCVGVLGLLALCLPGLMTYDARTNEHAVRLRERRAAAAEPVAG; encoded by the coding sequence CTGCGCGGCCTGCTCCCCGACCTGTCTCCCTGGCGGGCGTCCGCCGACTTCCGCCGGCTCTGGCTGTCCGGGCTGATCAGCAACTTCGGCAGCTTCCTCACCCTCGTCGCGCTGCCGGTGCAGCTCAAGGACCTCACCGGGTCGGCCGCGGCGGTGGGCGCGATCGGCGCGGTGGAACTTCTCCCGCTGATCGTGTTCGGGCTGTACGGCGGCGCGCTCGCCGACGCCCTGGACAAGCGCGGGCTGATCGTGTCGTCGGAGGCCGGACAGGGGCTGCTCAGCGCGGCGCTCCTGCTCAACGCCCTGCTCCCGCACCCCGCCGTCTGGCCGCTGTACGTCGTCGCGGCCCTCTCCTCCGCGCTGTTCGCCATCCAGCGCCCGGCGCTCGACTCACTGTGGCCGCGGATCGTCGCCCACGCCGACCTCCCGGCCGCCGCCGCGCTCAACTCCCTGCGCTGGACGGTCAGCGGGGTGGCCGGCCCGGCCGTGGCGGGCGTGGTCGTGGCGTACGCGGGGCTCGCGTGGGCGTACGCGGCGGACGCGCTGACCTTCGTCGTCTCCCTCGCCCTGGTCCTCGGCATCGCCGCCTCGCCCGCGTCCCACGAGGCCGTCAAGCCGTCCCTGAAGGCGATCGGCGAGGGCGCCCGCTACGCCTGGAGCCGCAAGGAGCTCCTCGGCACCTACACCGTCGACCTCGCGGCGATGTTCCTCGCGATGCCGCTCGCGGTGCTGCCGTTCCTCGCGGACGAACTGCACGCGAAGTGGGCGCTGGGGCTGATGTACGCGGCCATCCCGGCGGGGTCGCTGCTGGTGAGCCTGACCAGCGGCTGGACCTCGCGGATCCACCGGCACGGCCGGATGGTGGTGCTGTCGGCCACCCTGTGGGGCCTGGCCGTCGCCGCCGCCGGCGTGGTGGGGAACGTCTGGCTGGTGCTGCTGTTCCTCACCGTGGCCGGCGGCTGCGACATGGTCAGCGGGATCTTCCGCTCCGCCATGTGGAACCAGACGATCCCGGACGAGCTGCGCGGGCGGCTCGCCGGGATCGAACTGCTGTCGTACTCGGTGGGCCCGCAGCTGGGCCAGGTCCGCGCGGGCGGCATGGCGGCCTGGCTCGGCGTGCGGACGTCCGTGGGGGCGGGCGGGCTGCTGTGCGTGGGCGTTCTCGGCCTGCTGGCCCTGTGCCTGCCGGGGCTGATGACCTACGACGCGCGGACGAACGAGCACGCGGTCCGGCTGCGCGAGCGGCGGGCGGCCGCGGCCGAGCCCGTGGCGGGCTGA